From Alteromonas australica, one genomic window encodes:
- the relA gene encoding GTP diphosphokinase, giving the protein MVSTRKVHAAERPPFEVWLDSLSLSEETKEKLHHVSSIPERLLVGQEMVEILCQLNMDDVTLQAALVFPYCEQHALSENDIAQEFGEEIRDLVVGVRRMDAIKSLHARKISGSAFNEKSDEQHIDSIRRMLLAMVEDVRAVVIKMAERICALQQVKKADEETRVMVARECASIYAPLANRLGIGQLKWELEDLAFRYLHPDTYKQIAKQLDGKRKARAEYIDAIVDDLQHILNTENIRADVYGRPKHIYSIWKKMQKKRLTFEQLFDIRAVRIIAERLQDCYAALGTVHASFKHLPNEFDDYIATPKANGYQSIHTVIVGPEGKPVEIQIRTQKMHQDAELGVAAHWKYKEGSTGKQSGYDERINWLRRILAWQEEVAESGDLVEELRSQVFDDRVYVFTPKGDVVDLPQGATPLDFAYYIHSNVGHRCIGAKVNGRIVPFTYQLHSGDQIEVLTGKALNPSRDWMHPGLGYVHSSRARATIHTYFKKQDRDKNQAAGRELLEREVQRAHLPQKIPQEACEKFNLQTVEDLYTAIGAGDVRVMQVINFLHHLQEPEQEAPEISPKVKTRKVARGAGKKDAVVVQGVGHLMSQLANCCKPVPGEPIMGYITQGRGVSVHKEGCEQLGHLLQQHPERQIEVNWSDAINVGFETSIDIFCHDRTGLLRDITTVLANENVPLLGVNSLSDKHRQTALITISVEVQDRDTLSKVLSRLRQLSGVTDARRKQF; this is encoded by the coding sequence ATGGTATCTACAAGAAAAGTTCACGCCGCAGAGCGCCCTCCCTTTGAGGTTTGGCTGGACAGCCTGTCATTGAGTGAAGAAACCAAAGAAAAACTTCATCATGTATCCTCCATACCTGAGCGATTGTTAGTTGGCCAAGAAATGGTTGAGATATTGTGTCAGCTAAACATGGACGATGTGACGCTTCAGGCTGCCCTTGTCTTTCCTTATTGTGAGCAACACGCCTTATCGGAGAATGATATTGCCCAAGAGTTTGGCGAAGAAATTCGCGATCTCGTGGTTGGCGTTAGGCGGATGGACGCCATTAAGTCTCTTCATGCTCGTAAAATTAGCGGCTCTGCTTTTAACGAAAAGTCAGATGAGCAACACATAGACAGTATTCGCCGTATGTTATTGGCGATGGTGGAAGATGTGAGAGCCGTCGTGATTAAAATGGCTGAACGTATATGCGCGCTTCAGCAAGTCAAAAAAGCGGATGAAGAAACTCGCGTCATGGTGGCACGGGAATGCGCCAGTATTTATGCCCCGTTAGCAAACCGTCTTGGGATAGGGCAGTTAAAGTGGGAGCTAGAAGATCTTGCGTTTAGATACTTACATCCAGACACTTACAAGCAAATAGCTAAACAACTAGATGGCAAGCGTAAAGCCCGCGCAGAATACATAGATGCCATTGTTGATGACTTACAACATATTCTTAATACTGAAAATATCCGTGCTGATGTGTATGGACGGCCAAAGCACATTTACAGTATCTGGAAAAAAATGCAGAAAAAAAGGCTGACGTTTGAGCAGCTTTTCGATATTCGCGCGGTACGAATTATTGCCGAGCGATTGCAAGATTGTTATGCCGCACTCGGCACCGTGCATGCCAGCTTCAAGCATTTGCCTAACGAATTTGATGATTACATTGCCACGCCTAAAGCCAACGGATACCAATCGATACATACTGTTATTGTGGGGCCAGAGGGCAAGCCAGTAGAAATTCAAATTCGCACCCAGAAAATGCATCAGGATGCCGAACTTGGTGTGGCTGCTCACTGGAAATACAAAGAGGGCAGTACAGGTAAGCAATCGGGTTATGATGAACGAATAAACTGGCTACGTCGAATACTCGCTTGGCAAGAAGAAGTGGCCGAATCCGGTGACTTAGTTGAAGAATTACGCAGTCAAGTTTTCGATGACCGTGTCTATGTGTTCACGCCCAAAGGAGACGTCGTAGACTTGCCGCAAGGCGCTACCCCTCTTGATTTTGCTTACTACATCCACAGTAATGTTGGGCATAGATGTATAGGCGCAAAAGTGAATGGACGAATTGTTCCTTTTACCTATCAGTTGCACAGCGGCGACCAAATTGAAGTGCTTACTGGTAAAGCGTTGAACCCCAGCCGAGATTGGATGCATCCTGGATTAGGGTATGTCCATTCGTCACGGGCGCGGGCCACCATACACACCTACTTTAAAAAGCAAGACAGAGATAAAAACCAAGCGGCGGGTAGAGAGTTGTTAGAGCGTGAAGTGCAGCGCGCGCACCTACCACAAAAAATACCTCAGGAAGCCTGTGAGAAATTTAATCTGCAAACAGTAGAAGACCTCTACACCGCCATTGGTGCTGGTGATGTTCGGGTGATGCAGGTTATTAATTTCCTGCATCACTTACAAGAGCCCGAGCAAGAAGCGCCTGAAATTAGCCCGAAAGTAAAAACCCGCAAAGTTGCGCGAGGGGCTGGCAAAAAAGATGCTGTGGTCGTTCAGGGCGTTGGCCACCTTATGAGTCAGTTAGCAAATTGCTGCAAGCCGGTACCGGGTGAACCTATTATGGGCTATATCACCCAAGGCCGCGGCGTGAGTGTGCACAAAGAGGGATGTGAACAATTAGGGCATCTGCTACAACAGCATCCTGAACGGCAAATTGAAGTGAATTGGTCTGACGCCATCAATGTTGGGTTTGAAACCTCCATTGATATTTTCTGTCATGACCGAACCGGATTATTACGCGACATTACCACAGTGCTTGCGAATGAAAATGTGCCATTACTGGGTGTAAACAGTTTAAGTGATAAACATAGGCAAACGGCGCTTATTACTATTTCCGTAGAAGTGCAAGACAGGGATACCCTATCAAAAGTGCTTTCTCGACTCAGGCAGTTAAGTGGTGTAACCGATGCAAGACGAAAACAGTTTTAA
- the rlmD gene encoding 23S rRNA (uracil(1939)-C(5))-methyltransferase RlmD, giving the protein MVTFYKPKKTNKNKHSQPSSPIDIDALDWKGQGVGRGDNLYFVSGALPNERCTIKHAKRNKSLIAGQAQNIENRSEHRVSPFCDVADTCGGCQLQHIEPEAALALRDDALKQLLMRQLNMHAEVWQPPLSGARPAYRRKARFAIDARHPHTLKMGFREKTGNVVIDIQHCPILQTKLSALIAPLKKVLASHDNKRVLGHVSVLAGDNVEQVTVKHTQSLAKAYTDMMLDFAQQYRVNVLLEDAKGHITPLHLQAPLKCHTVDGYYLMPGPNDFVQVNPLVNQKMIHQALAWLSPQPHERIADWFCGLGNFTLPIAKSGAEVQAVEGVAQMVQRAKENALAQGITNIDYLHLDLSDEKQVYEALAAGFDKVLIDPSREGALTVCHALAKAKPNTIVYVSCNPSTFSRDARVLLEQGYKMKKAGVIEMFPYTQHMEMMALFTRQENNE; this is encoded by the coding sequence GTGGTTACCTTCTATAAACCCAAAAAAACAAACAAGAACAAGCATTCTCAGCCAAGTTCTCCAATAGATATTGATGCCCTTGATTGGAAAGGTCAAGGCGTCGGTCGGGGAGATAACCTGTATTTTGTTAGCGGCGCTCTGCCTAACGAACGCTGTACAATCAAACACGCAAAACGCAATAAATCACTGATCGCAGGGCAGGCGCAGAATATTGAGAACCGGTCTGAACACCGAGTTTCGCCATTTTGTGACGTTGCAGATACATGTGGGGGCTGTCAGCTCCAGCATATCGAGCCGGAAGCGGCACTTGCTCTTCGCGATGATGCCTTAAAGCAATTGCTGATGCGCCAACTGAATATGCATGCAGAGGTTTGGCAACCCCCTTTGTCAGGCGCGCGCCCAGCCTACCGACGAAAAGCGCGTTTTGCGATTGACGCCCGCCACCCCCATACCCTGAAAATGGGCTTTCGCGAGAAAACGGGCAATGTTGTGATAGATATTCAACATTGCCCTATATTGCAAACCAAACTGAGTGCACTTATTGCGCCGCTTAAAAAGGTGCTTGCAAGTCATGATAATAAACGCGTACTTGGGCACGTTAGTGTTTTAGCGGGCGACAATGTTGAACAAGTCACAGTAAAACACACGCAGAGCTTGGCCAAAGCTTATACCGATATGATGTTAGACTTTGCTCAACAATACCGGGTTAACGTATTACTTGAAGATGCAAAAGGTCATATCACGCCACTCCATTTGCAGGCGCCCCTTAAGTGTCATACGGTAGATGGCTACTATCTAATGCCTGGGCCCAACGACTTTGTTCAGGTTAACCCTTTGGTGAATCAAAAGATGATTCACCAAGCCTTAGCGTGGTTATCGCCTCAGCCACACGAGCGTATTGCAGATTGGTTTTGCGGTTTAGGTAACTTTACCCTGCCCATTGCGAAAAGCGGTGCAGAAGTGCAAGCGGTAGAAGGGGTAGCCCAAATGGTGCAAAGGGCAAAAGAAAATGCACTTGCGCAGGGCATAACAAACATTGACTATCTGCATTTAGATTTGTCAGATGAAAAACAGGTGTACGAAGCCTTAGCCGCAGGCTTTGATAAAGTGTTGATTGACCCGTCTAGAGAAGGGGCATTGACGGTTTGTCACGCGCTCGCGAAAGCAAAACCAAACACGATAGTGTATGTTTCTTGCAACCCCAGCACATTTTCCCGCGATGCACGTGTATTGCTAGAGCAAGGTTATAAAATGAAGAAGGCCGGTGTAATTGAAATGTTTCCATACACCCAGCATATGGAAATGATGGCACTCTTTACACGCCAGGAAAACAACGAGTAA
- a CDS encoding RNA polymerase sigma factor, whose amino-acid sequence MKVVYLNTQSKTPQHAQSDGALYDLISEHEGALRRFIRVRARASNAEVEDILQEMYAKLFSMEGLVEKTEQRQDTFKGFLFTVVTNLIIDRERRAKVRARDAHESYSDTHSTHWENEPEKQAGIAEKLSEVQQVLDTMNPYHKSAFVLCRVEGKPYREISDILGVSVSTVEKYIAAALTAIKNKVCD is encoded by the coding sequence GTGAAAGTTGTTTATTTGAATACACAATCGAAAACGCCACAACATGCTCAAAGCGATGGGGCGCTCTATGACCTTATAAGTGAACACGAAGGCGCGTTGCGGCGTTTTATTCGTGTGCGTGCTCGCGCAAGTAATGCGGAAGTGGAAGATATCCTACAAGAAATGTATGCCAAGCTATTTTCAATGGAAGGCTTGGTAGAAAAAACCGAACAGCGGCAAGATACGTTTAAGGGTTTTTTATTTACCGTTGTGACTAACCTGATTATCGACAGAGAACGCAGAGCTAAAGTACGTGCAAGGGACGCTCACGAAAGTTACTCCGATACCCACTCAACGCACTGGGAAAATGAGCCAGAAAAACAAGCGGGTATTGCCGAAAAACTCTCCGAAGTGCAACAGGTGTTAGATACAATGAATCCCTACCATAAATCAGCTTTTGTATTGTGTCGTGTTGAAGGGAAGCCCTACAGAGAGATCAGTGACATACTGGGTGTTTCTGTCAGTACTGTTGAAAAATATATTGCGGCAGCGCTTACTGCCATAAAAAATAAGGTTTGTGATTAA
- the rplM gene encoding 50S ribosomal protein L13, with protein sequence MKTFVAKPETVQRDWYVVDATDKTLGRLASEIALRLRGKHKPEYTPHVDTGDYIIVINAEKVAVTGRKAQNKMYYAHSGYPGGLKETNFEKLIAHKPEMVLEKAVKGMLPKGPLGRAMFRKMKVYAGAEHSHAAQQPQVLDI encoded by the coding sequence ATGAAAACTTTTGTTGCTAAGCCAGAAACGGTACAACGTGACTGGTATGTGGTAGACGCCACAGACAAAACTCTAGGCCGTTTGGCTTCTGAAATCGCACTACGCCTTCGTGGCAAGCACAAGCCAGAGTACACGCCTCACGTGGACACTGGTGATTACATCATCGTAATCAATGCTGAAAAAGTAGCGGTAACAGGCCGTAAAGCGCAAAACAAAATGTACTATGCGCACTCTGGTTACCCAGGTGGTCTTAAAGAGACAAACTTTGAAAAACTAATTGCTCACAAGCCTGAAATGGTTCTTGAAAAAGCAGTTAAAGGCATGTTGCCAAAAGGTCCTCTAGGCCGTGCAATGTTCCGTAAAATGAAAGTTTACGCTGGTGCAGAACATTCGCACGCAGCACAGCAACCACAAGTTTTGGACATTTAA
- the recO gene encoding DNA repair protein RecO — MNNEWLTAFVLHRRPYRETSYIVDFFTLQEGKISAVAKGVKNSKSDRKSLLQPFQPLNVQLAGKSELKNLRSVESAAAYLPLTKTPLFCAMYINEVTNRIMPPGLASEPLYQAYTEALQRLNDEDAEGNIETTLRQFERALLEEMGLMPDFTYDVEWEAPIQPEYLYRLQAEHGFCRQVEGQGGSRAFPGQALIDLAEHVYTPLSKKVAKVLFRELLKTLLGGKPLKSRELFLRQPK, encoded by the coding sequence ATGAACAATGAGTGGTTAACCGCCTTCGTTTTGCACCGGCGACCTTATCGGGAAACCAGTTACATTGTCGATTTTTTTACGCTTCAGGAAGGCAAAATCAGCGCCGTAGCGAAAGGGGTGAAAAACAGCAAATCCGACCGTAAAAGCCTTTTGCAGCCTTTTCAGCCCCTTAACGTTCAATTAGCGGGGAAGTCTGAGTTAAAAAACTTACGCAGTGTTGAAAGCGCCGCGGCGTATCTGCCACTCACGAAAACCCCTTTGTTTTGTGCCATGTATATTAACGAGGTAACCAACCGCATTATGCCGCCAGGGCTTGCTAGTGAGCCGCTTTATCAAGCGTATACCGAGGCGTTACAAAGGCTAAACGATGAAGACGCCGAGGGAAACATTGAAACGACCCTCAGGCAATTTGAACGCGCGCTATTAGAAGAAATGGGGCTAATGCCCGATTTCACTTACGATGTAGAATGGGAAGCGCCTATTCAACCAGAGTATCTTTATCGCTTACAAGCAGAACATGGATTCTGTCGTCAGGTTGAAGGGCAAGGGGGAAGTCGAGCATTTCCCGGGCAAGCGCTTATCGACTTAGCAGAGCATGTTTATACTCCGTTAAGTAAAAAAGTGGCAAAGGTGTTGTTTAGAGAACTTTTGAAAACCTTATTGGGGGGTAAGCCGCTAAAAAGTCGGGAGTTATTTTTGCGACAACCCAAATAA
- a CDS encoding tetratricopeptide repeat protein — protein sequence MLKRLLIASTFLLFSTALYANPNGLASIQQTWDEITYTVPKEAQFRQFLTLIDTASQYAEDANYSPESLIWLAVSQSGAARAKGGLDALDLAKQAKENLERAIAADKTALEGAGLGILASLYHKVPGWPVGFGSDKKARKLFKEALEVNPNGLDSNYFYAEFLFDEKDYDEAAQYLEKAKQAPGKQGRPLATKARQQDIVELEAKLKEKR from the coding sequence ATGCTTAAACGATTACTTATCGCCTCCACTTTTTTACTATTTAGTACTGCCCTATACGCCAACCCAAACGGCTTAGCATCCATCCAACAAACATGGGACGAAATCACCTACACGGTGCCAAAAGAGGCGCAATTTCGCCAATTCCTAACGTTAATTGACACGGCCAGTCAGTACGCTGAAGACGCTAACTATAGCCCTGAATCTCTGATATGGCTGGCTGTCTCTCAATCCGGCGCAGCTAGAGCCAAAGGCGGCCTTGACGCATTAGATCTTGCCAAACAAGCGAAGGAAAATTTAGAGCGCGCCATCGCGGCCGATAAAACGGCATTAGAGGGCGCAGGCTTGGGTATTCTCGCTTCTTTGTACCATAAGGTACCGGGCTGGCCTGTGGGGTTTGGCAGCGACAAAAAAGCCCGAAAACTGTTTAAAGAAGCCCTTGAAGTTAACCCCAATGGGCTAGATTCTAATTACTTTTATGCGGAATTTTTATTTGATGAAAAAGACTACGATGAGGCCGCGCAGTATTTAGAGAAAGCCAAACAAGCGCCGGGTAAGCAAGGACGCCCCCTTGCCACGAAAGCAAGACAACAAGACATTGTCGAGCTTGAGGCTAAACTAAAAGAAAAGCGTTAA
- the rpsI gene encoding 30S ribosomal protein S9: protein MADTQYYGTGRRKSSTARVFLRPGTGSIKVNQRALDEYFGRETECMVVRQPLELVEMTEKFDLYITVKGGGSNGQAGAIRHGITRALMEYDEALRPALRKAGFVTRDARRVERKKVGLHKARKRPQFSKR from the coding sequence ATGGCAGATACACAATACTACGGCACAGGCCGCCGCAAAAGTTCTACTGCTCGTGTGTTCCTACGTCCAGGCACAGGTAGCATTAAAGTAAACCAACGCGCTCTAGACGAGTACTTTGGTCGTGAAACAGAGTGCATGGTTGTTCGTCAGCCACTTGAACTTGTTGAAATGACTGAGAAGTTCGACCTTTACATCACTGTTAAAGGTGGTGGTTCTAACGGTCAAGCGGGTGCAATCCGTCACGGTATCACTCGTGCTCTTATGGAGTATGATGAAGCACTACGTCCAGCACTTCGTAAAGCTGGCTTCGTTACTCGTGACGCACGTCGCGTTGAACGTAAGAAAGTGGGTCTTCACAAAGCGCGTAAGCGTCCACAATTCTCAAAGCGTTAA
- the acpS gene encoding holo-ACP synthase, producing the protein MAIAGLGTDIVEFSRFEKGDGANEGLARRVLTASEWAIFAESKMPSRYLAKRFAVKEAMVKALGTGIGNGVSWQHIEVKNNELGAPFLHLSGEVKRLCEQRGITRSFVSISDERHYAVATVILEM; encoded by the coding sequence GTGGCCATAGCGGGGTTAGGTACAGATATTGTTGAGTTTTCACGCTTTGAAAAAGGCGATGGAGCTAATGAAGGTCTTGCGCGGCGTGTGTTGACCGCCAGTGAATGGGCAATTTTTGCTGAAAGTAAAATGCCAAGCCGCTACCTTGCTAAACGTTTCGCCGTGAAAGAAGCCATGGTTAAAGCCTTGGGAACCGGTATTGGTAACGGGGTGAGTTGGCAGCATATTGAGGTAAAAAACAATGAACTTGGCGCCCCTTTTTTACATCTAAGCGGTGAAGTAAAACGGCTTTGTGAGCAAAGAGGAATAACCCGCAGTTTTGTCAGCATTTCTGATGAGCGGCACTATGCGGTTGCAACCGTAATATTAGAAATGTAA
- the pdxJ gene encoding pyridoxine 5'-phosphate synthase, whose translation MSSILLGVNIDHIATLRNARGTAYPDPVHAADIAERAGADGITVHLREDRRHIKDRDVRLLAQTINTRLNLEMAVTDEMLAIAEEVKPVFCCLVPEKRAELTTEGGLDVAGNVENMKAACKRLAKAGIQVSLFIDADKAQIDAAVACKAPYIEIHTGQYAEAPSEVEQQEELARLVEGIEYAHSLGLKVNAGHGLHYHNVKPIAAIPQLIELNIGHAIIARAAFDGLHTAVADMRKLMLEARAGI comes from the coding sequence ATGAGCTCTATTCTTCTTGGCGTTAATATTGACCACATTGCAACCTTGCGAAATGCGCGAGGCACAGCTTACCCAGATCCAGTCCATGCTGCGGATATTGCCGAGCGGGCAGGAGCAGACGGCATTACCGTCCACCTAAGAGAAGATCGCCGTCATATTAAAGATAGAGATGTACGATTACTCGCACAAACCATCAATACTCGCCTTAATCTTGAAATGGCGGTGACCGATGAAATGCTGGCCATTGCTGAAGAGGTAAAGCCTGTTTTTTGTTGTCTGGTTCCGGAAAAACGGGCAGAGCTCACCACGGAAGGAGGCTTAGATGTGGCTGGCAACGTTGAAAATATGAAAGCGGCCTGCAAACGATTAGCGAAGGCAGGCATTCAAGTATCGCTGTTTATTGATGCCGATAAGGCGCAAATTGACGCCGCGGTGGCCTGTAAGGCACCTTATATTGAAATTCACACTGGGCAATATGCCGAGGCGCCCAGCGAAGTCGAGCAACAAGAAGAGCTAGCACGTTTAGTAGAAGGCATTGAATACGCGCACAGCTTAGGATTGAAAGTCAACGCGGGGCATGGATTGCATTATCATAACGTGAAGCCAATTGCGGCAATACCTCAGTTGATAGAACTAAACATTGGGCACGCCATTATTGCGAGGGCGGCATTCGACGGACTGCACACCGCAGTAGCAGACATGCGCAAATTGATGCTAGAAGCACGAGCTGGCATTTAA
- a CDS encoding FecR family protein produces the protein MTSDANTQSKINQTASNYVVRLYSGELTAKEEQDILAWCNESERHQSAFDEAIKVWDAASALPMNIGWREKLEGRFYHIRYMAASIVVALFCLTLYLHHSLQGEPSVASPSQHYATAIGEVSNVGLSDGSTITLNTDTAVTVTFSAQARELWLLKGEAFFDIAKAPARPFLIHTGEKTIRVVGTKFNVKLSDSGFDIAVAEGIVAIEEATSRNAANPEVKPEPVLLEAGAMATFNHNNALIAKQNKDVVDKAQSWRSGYLRFDDERLDKIIESFNRYRTKKIVVDEEVSSLRISGVFKLSEGDAILTALEATLPIDVQKSEENITVVKK, from the coding sequence ATGACATCGGATGCCAATACGCAAAGTAAAATTAATCAGACAGCGAGCAATTATGTCGTTCGCTTGTATTCGGGCGAACTAACCGCCAAAGAGGAACAGGATATTCTCGCTTGGTGCAATGAGAGTGAAAGGCATCAATCGGCCTTCGATGAAGCGATAAAAGTGTGGGATGCAGCCAGCGCTTTGCCTATGAACATAGGATGGAGAGAAAAATTAGAGGGGCGTTTCTACCACATACGTTATATGGCAGCTTCCATTGTAGTCGCGTTGTTTTGTTTAACGCTTTATCTGCACCATAGCCTTCAAGGTGAACCGAGTGTAGCGTCGCCGTCACAACATTATGCCACGGCAATTGGCGAGGTAAGCAACGTAGGTTTATCCGATGGTTCTACTATAACGCTCAACACGGATACAGCTGTCACTGTAACCTTTAGCGCGCAAGCTCGGGAGTTATGGTTACTTAAAGGTGAGGCATTTTTTGATATTGCTAAAGCACCCGCACGGCCTTTTCTTATTCATACGGGAGAGAAAACCATTCGCGTGGTTGGCACTAAATTTAATGTTAAGTTATCCGACAGTGGTTTTGATATCGCCGTGGCTGAGGGCATTGTCGCTATTGAGGAAGCAACGTCAAGGAACGCTGCTAACCCTGAGGTGAAGCCCGAACCCGTCTTGCTCGAAGCCGGTGCAATGGCCACCTTTAATCACAATAATGCGCTGATTGCAAAACAAAATAAAGATGTTGTGGATAAAGCACAAAGCTGGCGCTCAGGGTACCTTCGTTTTGATGACGAGCGTCTAGATAAAATTATAGAGAGTTTTAACCGCTATAGAACAAAGAAAATCGTGGTTGACGAAGAGGTTTCTAGCTTGCGAATTAGCGGTGTTTTTAAACTGTCTGAAGGCGATGCAATTCTTACTGCGCTAGAAGCGACCTTACCTATTGATGTGCAAAAAAGTGAGGAAAATATCACCGTTGTGAAAAAATAG
- the mazG gene encoding nucleoside triphosphate pyrophosphohydrolase — MQDENSFKLANVSRLLSIMAQLRHPEHGCPWDVKQTMASLTRYTIEEAYEVADAIASGNAADIRDELGDLLFQVVFYAQLADEDGLFHFDDVANTLCEKLIRRHPHVFGDETGAVLSDEDLSEQWARIKAEEKKGKEGQEREPSLLDAVPRGLPALMFAQKLQKACAKVGFDWPDTLPVLAKVREEVDEIQQEVEAPSPNQEAIEEEIGDALFAMVNLARHCKVDADTALRKASHKFIDRFNGVENAAAQQQKTLSALSLNEMEALWQQVKAASKGKG; from the coding sequence ATGCAAGACGAAAACAGTTTTAAGCTAGCCAACGTCTCCCGCCTTCTTTCTATTATGGCGCAACTGCGACACCCTGAGCATGGGTGTCCGTGGGACGTTAAGCAAACCATGGCAAGCTTAACCCGTTACACAATAGAAGAGGCCTATGAAGTCGCCGATGCGATTGCCTCAGGTAATGCTGCGGATATCCGTGATGAGTTAGGCGACTTGCTTTTTCAAGTGGTGTTTTACGCCCAGCTTGCCGATGAAGATGGCTTATTTCATTTTGACGATGTAGCTAATACGCTATGTGAAAAATTAATTCGTAGGCACCCCCACGTATTTGGTGATGAAACCGGCGCGGTACTTAGCGATGAAGACTTAAGTGAGCAATGGGCACGTATTAAGGCCGAAGAAAAAAAAGGAAAGGAAGGGCAAGAACGGGAGCCCTCTTTACTTGATGCTGTGCCAAGAGGGTTACCTGCCCTAATGTTTGCACAAAAGTTACAAAAAGCGTGTGCAAAGGTGGGATTCGACTGGCCAGATACGCTACCTGTATTAGCTAAGGTACGCGAGGAAGTAGATGAAATTCAACAGGAAGTTGAAGCACCTTCACCTAATCAAGAAGCTATTGAAGAAGAAATTGGAGATGCATTGTTTGCCATGGTAAACCTTGCGCGGCACTGCAAGGTAGATGCAGACACCGCCCTTCGAAAAGCGAGCCATAAGTTTATTGATAGGTTTAACGGGGTGGAGAACGCGGCGGCGCAGCAACAAAAAACACTATCCGCCTTGTCACTTAACGAAATGGAAGCCCTTTGGCAACAGGTGAAAGCAGCATCAAAGGGCAAGGGTTAA